CATATCGTGGGATAATTGCCCGGAAATGTCGATCGTACCGTTGACTGAATACCCTTGGGAAATGCCGCTGCCTTCTTCCCATACCACACCGTGATTATACGTATTCGCCATCATTACATTCACACTCCTTTAGTTCAAAGTATGGTTAGTGTAAAATAAAGACAAATAACAAAGTAGTACGCACTTTATTGATAGGTACTACCAGAAAGGATAGTGTCACTATGGGTATGGCTGAATACAAAGGAACAGTTAAAAAAAGACAAGATACTCCCTTCGGTTATACATTGTCAATAATTGGTGGTAAGTGGAAAATGGTTATTATTTATCTCCTAGCAGAAAACGGACCGGTTCGTTTAACGAACTGAAGCGACAGATTGGCGTCATTACGTATAAAATGTTAAGTTCACAACTTAAAGAACTGGAGCAAGATGGTATGGTGGAACAAAAAGAGTATCCTCAAATTCCTCCAAAAGTCGAGTACCATCTCACTGATAAAGCGAAAACACTATTACCTATCATGGAAGGGTTATGTGAATGAGGAGTGAAAAACCAACCTCATTAAAGCCTCTGTGGGCATGAGATATTAGCCAAGAACCCGTTATTTTTGCAGCTAGGTCCACATTGTGTTTCTCAAGAGAAGAAACACGTTATTCTTATGGAACCCTTTTTTAAGGGATAGTTTACGGTGTTAAATAACCAATTTGTCACAGCTAACGGGCTAATGTCCTGATTCACTGAACCTTCAATCAGTGGGAGAAGTACGATAACACCCACTGATTGAAGGTTCATTTGATGATCAGAAGTGATTTCTCGGTGTTGCTTGATTCTGACAAATTTTAATTTAGAGAATGTTGTATGACCCTTGAAAAAGGTTTTAGAAGCTTTTTATTATTTAATTGCCCGTTCGCTAAAGGGAATGAGTCCAAAGCTTGTCAAGAAAAGGTGTAAGTAATTCTAAATACTTTAAGGTTGTCATGAATTAATAGCTGGTCTCCGTCCCCTTAATAAGACGCGGCTCTGTGGTAAGGGCGATAATCAAAATAGGTATGGCCCTAAAGTTTACCTCAATACAACTTTTACTTTTCCTCGGAAGTTTTTTCACGAACGACAGTATTAAAATAGTTCTTTCCCCATTCGTACATCGATTCAAGAATAGGTATCAAGGTTTCCCCATGTTCTGTAAGGGAGTATTCTACTTTCGGAGGGACGGTAGGATACACTTCGCGATGAATAATTTGATCGGCTTCTAATTCCCTTAACTGATTTGTTAACATTTTTTGTGTAATATTTGGAAGTAGTGCTTTCAGTTCGCTAAATCTTTTTGTTCCTTCCTTACCTAAATACCACAAAATAATCATTTTCCACTTACCACCAATGACATAAAGGGTTAGCTCTTTTTCACAATTAAACGTCTGGTTAAAATCACGTACGATTGGTATCACTCCATCCTTTAGTTACTTTTTTGATACTATGCCACTTTTAAGTAAGTTCTTCCCAGTTATAACTATACTGATTTATACTTCTTAATGTAAACCAATCACTACTGGAGGGAGCAAAATTATGAACCGTTTTACCATTCCACGCGACATTTATTTTGGAGAAAATTCACTTGATAAGTTAAAAGAGTTAGAGGGCAAAAAAGCAGCGTTAGTCATTGGAGGAGGCTCGATAAAGAAGACAGGCAATCTAGAGCGTATTCAAGGCTTACTTTTAGAGGCTGGAATTGAAAACCGTGTCATCGAAGGCGTCAATACAGAGCCAACCGTTCGAATGGTAAAAGAAGGTGTAGACGTATTAAATGATTTTGAACCTGACTGGGTAATCGGAATTGGTGGTGGGTCTGTCATGGACGCTGCGAAAGCGATGTGGTTATTCTATGAACATCCATCTCTCACTTTTGAAGAAGCAGCACAACCTTTTACACTACCAAAGCTTCGTACAAAAGCAAAATACGCTGGAATCCCCACAACAAGTGGTAGTGCAGCCGAAATTTCCAATTTATCCGTTATTACAGATGAGAACACGAATATTAAATATCCATTAGCCGATTTTGAATTAACGCCAGACATTGCCATTATTGATCCAGTGATGATAGAGTCGATGCCAAAGCAGATTACGGCCTATACTGGCATGGATGCTTTCACACATTGCATTGAAGCATATGTTGCAAAGCCACGAACAGTCTTTACGGATGCACTCGCAATTGAAGGGTCAGTAATAATTAAAAATAATCTTTTAGATTCTTATAATGGTAACCAGGAAGCTCGACAAGACATGCATAATGCGCAAGCGATGGCTGGTATGGCGTTTGCTAATGCTGTACTTGGAAACGTCCATAGCTTAGCACATAAAAGTGGTCCAACATTCGATGTCCCACATGGGTGTGCAAATGCTATTTATTTACCGTATGTCATTCAATTTAATCGAACAGTGGTAGCTGATCGCTTTGCAACCATTGCCAAAAGATTAGACCTTGAAGGGGAAACAAATGATGAATTAGTCGATGCCCTAGTTTCATATATTCGTCATCTAAATACTGAAATGAATGTACCGAATAGTCTTCAAGAGTTCGGTGTCACAGAAGAACTCTTGAATAAGCATGTGGATGAAATGGCAAAAAATGCTATGACAGATCCATGTACAGGAACAAACCCTCGTGAAACGTCAGTTGAAGAGATGAAACAGTTATATGTTTCAGCCTTTTACGGGAAAGATGTGAATTTTTAATATCAAACGACTCTTCACTTAGTGGGCGTTTTCGTCCTTCTCCCACTGAGTGATAGTTGAATCGGGATATTAGCGTCATTCCTAAAATTATTACTCTACGCACAACTCGAGGAAGTAGAAAGTCTTCATGCGCTGAGTGATTGTCTATTCGATGACCAGCTTCAAGAAGGAATCAACCTTGATTCGATCAGTATTTCTCAGCTTTCACGACGATTGAACGGGATGAATCCGACTTATTTCAACGACTTTTCCTTGATTTAGTGTCACAAATTCATGCGAAAACACATGATACAAAGCTCATCATGCCGTTAAAAATCATTGATTCCAGCACATTGCCACTTCATTTGACGAATCATAAATGGGCAAAGCGAATGGGCGATTCAAAATCAAGTATTTAGCACTGATTGTTTTCTGCCTGCATGTTCTGGCTCAAATAGAGACGCAAAGCAAGCTAAAGGTCTTACAAATCAGTCGTTATTTACGGGCAGCACTGTGGAAGCCCACCTATACTTGGTTAAGGAAAATTGAAGGAAAAGCCGTCCCTTAATCACGATCTTGTCGTCGTAGCACACGTCTAATTGTAAAGTTTCCCCAAACGAATGGAGCCACCTTTAGTTGGGGAGTTACTTTTTTGGCTCTTTTCAGAAACAACTTTAAGACTGAAAATTCCGACTTCATTTATGCAACACTAGTGTAATTTCTTAAATCTCAAACTTGTTTAATGTTTGACATAATATCAAACTCCCTTCGCTGAATTTATTATTTCTACTTGTCATCAAAACACCTTACATGTTACGTATTTCCCTCTCCCTTGTGAATAGTTGTAAAACTGCTAATATTGTTCTAATAAAGACAGATGTGACGAGTAGGCTTACAATAAAAGGATCAATGAACCATAAAATCAGTACCGAAATCTTGCTCAAAAGAAACGCTCCACTCACTAAAACAATGGACACGAGCACTTTTGATAAAAGAACTTTCTTATTTGAATACGTAGTAACTATTAACTCCTTCTTAATAAAAGCAGAAACTAAATTAACTATGACACTTAATGACCAACATAAAATCAATATTGAGAGAGCATACACCGTCGCCACTACAGTATGCCTTAATTGATCAAAATGGCGTTCGATCCCAAAGTTTGTATAGTACCAAGCACTAACTAATTCATTTAACAAACAAGTACCGTTATTTCCATTCGTTAAAATAATAATCCCATTTCCTCTTTGTGGTTCCATCGAATAATGTGCCTTCCAACCGTTGTTACTTCCATCATGTGTAACGATTATACTGTTATTTACGTGATTAATAAAATGACCTAATGCCGCTTCATCATTAATAAAGCTTTCAAAACCTCTAACTTCTAAAGTAGGGCTAAACATCTCTTGAACCGTGTCAGCTTCTAAAATCCCCGATCTGTGAAAACTATTGATTTCAGCAATGATAAACTTATTCATGTCTTCTATCGTTGTATAAAGTCCGGCCGCTGCTTTCTCGGTAAATATGTAGTTTGGTAACAACTGTAGTTTTACATCGTAAGCTTTCGCTGTCTTATCTTGGAGATGATCATCCCATTGAAAACTACTATTTTCCATTCCTAACGGTGTAAGAACAACTTCATTTAGATATGAATGAAAGTCTTCTCCTGTTACTTCTTCGATCATGAGTTGCAGTAAGTTATAACCTCCACCTGAATAGCTATACCGCGCTCCTGGTTCATTTTCTAATTCAACAGGTTTTGAACCCCCACCAATCCCACTAAGTGATTGCTCTAAAGTAGGCAGCTGTGTATTGGACTCGTAGCCAGGATAACCTCCACCGACAGATAGCCCTGATGTATGACTTAATAACCCTCGCACTGTTATCGCTTTTTGGTCATATTCACTTTCAGGTAGCTGCCATCTTGTTATGTAATTCTCAATAGGGTCATCTAAATTGATGAGACCATCCTCCACCAATTTCATCACACCAAGTGCTGTCACTGATTTAGAAATCGAAGCAACTTGAAAAACAGTGTTCTGATCAACTTTCCTTTTAACGTCAAGATCCGCATAACCGAATGTACCTATCCATGTAACTTGGCCATCTTCTAGCACAGAAATTGCTGCCCCAGGAATATTACATTTACTTAGTAATTTTTCAGTTTTTGTTTCTACGTCTTTAATCAATTTATCAAGATCGGTTGTTCTAGTTAGATCGTTATGATTCAAAGAAAATGGAATAGTAGTGATGATTGCCAATATAAGAAAAATGATGGCTTTTCTTTTCATAGATAACCTCCAAATTTGTCAAGATATAAATATTTTATTACTGTTCTGCAAATTCCCCTTGTAATTTTCAAAAACGTCACAATTCGTTCATCATTTGTACGAATTCAAGATCCACTGTGACAACCCAAATTTTAAATAATGGATGAATCGTTATTGGTTTATGCTTTCGAATTAAGAAAAATAACGTTTAATCTTAATTGTTTGTAGCGTAGTAATAGTCTACTACGCTATAGTAATAAACAGTTTGTCATTCGATGGTTAGTCTTAGTCAGAGCTATGCTGTAACCAAAACCTCCTTAACTGTCATAACTTTACAACCTTATTTCGCAAACTTAACAAGTATCACAAACATATTTTCTATGAAATTCTTTCCTAGAAGAAAAAATAATAAAAATTTTTCTGCCCCTACTAGGTTTAACTTTTTATTCTTCCCGTAAAAAAATACCTTTAGCAATTGCGAATTTATAGCAATTCAATATATTTACCTAGTGATAGCTTATTGTTTATCTTTTTAAATCCGTTCTTACTACTTGGATGCTATGTTTTACTCAAAATGACCAAAAGAATTACTTACCTTTCAAAAAGGTCTATTTATGCTTTTACAGTTGCTTTTTATTGGTTACAAATTTTTAGTGCTTTGTTTTCTAGGTATATACTTGGACTTGTATAATAGAATGGAATATATGAATCAGAGGAACTTTTTGGAAGTAAGTATATATCTTAGTCTTGGGCATAGGTAGAATAAATTAAATCTTATTTTACAGTCTTAAATTTTGATCGTAATTCATAAACTTGTGAATCAAACGTTCTATTTCATTGAAGCACAACACCAAATCGTGTTGTGCTTTTTCCCCACAACCTCATTTACTTATGATACGGTTCCCCACTATTAATCCTAAATGCGCGATAGATTTGCTCGACGAGGATCAAGCGCATGAGCTGGTGAGGGAAGGTCATGCTTGAGAAAGAGAGGTGACTATCGGCGCGCTGGAGCACAGCGTCGCTTAGACCGACGGAGCCGCCGATTATGAAGGCGATTTTGCTTTTCCCGTACGTGGCGAGCTTGTCTAGTTCTTTAGCCAGCTTTTCCGAGGACCATGACTGGCCTTCAATGGCGAGAGCGATGACATAAGAATCTGGTTTGATTTTGGCTAATATTCGTTCTCCTTCTTTATTTTTCACTTGACGAATGTCACCATCACTCATGTTATCAGGTGCTTTTTCATCAGCTACCTCGATGATTTGTATGTTAGCATAGGCGCCAAGTCGTTTTTCGTATTCGCCAATGCCTTGTTTTAAATAGTTTTCTTTTAATTTCCCCACCGATATGATTGAGATATTCACAATTATCCCCTTTCCGAACTACCTTATCCACAAAAGTTATCCACATATACACAGATGAACACTGAAAACTTACTATTATCAACTATAGTGAACAGTTGTCCTGTGGATAAGATTTTTATAGAAATTATTATGTTGGCGGCTAATAGTTCTTAAAAAACAAGTCCTATGAACTATACCCACATTATTATCATTTCGTTACGCCACAAATGTATCATTCACTGCTCTTTAACCTTAAAATCCTTAATGAACCAAACTCAAAGTGCAACTCTACTAGCCATGGCTTCTATGACATAGCCTCTCTTCTGTCATATCCAAAAGAGACTCTCATCCTTTCCAATAACAACAAACCAGTGGCTCAACAATGTCGCCTTACATAATCCTTTTATCACTTATTGTCTAGGAGCAGCTTTCATGGCTAACAATTATGTAGACAGTCAGCATCCGACTAAGTCACATGCTTGTTCGTTCAATCGTTCACTTGCTTGCGAGGTAACTTGCATTTTTCCCTCAGATCACTACTCATGTTTTAAATAACGCACATCTGTGGATATGTCTGTGCATAACCTTACTTATTAACACGTTTTCCACAGTCGTTATTCACATCTTCTTAATTTATGGCGACATAGGTGTGATTTTATAGTCAGCCTCACTATGACATATGAAGCATTTTTCTAATGTTGATTCTCCCATTGAAATCCTCTCAAATTCCGGCGGTAAGCCCTCGTCTGATAAGGCTTCTTCTAACCCTTCGTTCACGTGCTCTTCACAGCAATAAATCATATTTTCACCTCTTCTTTCATAGGTCTTTCTACTTTGCTACTAATACGAACAACAGTTTTCCACTTGACACGACAGTTATCCACATGTCTCTGTGTATAACTTAATTGGAAGGTGTCTTTATGTGTCATTATTTATCATAACATATTAGTTCCCTTCTATTGTTTGACTAATTATTGTTCATCAGACATCTACCTTTTTATGCGTAATAAGTGAAAAAGTGCTCGGCACGAGTCGCCTACGAATGGGCCTTACGATATTAATAATAATCCTAGGAGTTTTCCTTAACGAGCTTTAAGTCTCTATCGCAAAACGGCGTCCAACAAGAGCGAGCAATTCTATAAAAGCTAAAAAGGATTGGCCGCATAAGGAGTACTCACGGGCCAATCCCTTTCATCGTGTTAAAATACTTGCTTATCTAACGTAAGTTCAACGGTTTGTTGTTCACCGTCACGATAGAAAGTAACCGTAATCGTATCCCCAATGCTCACGTCTTTATATAAGAAGCTTCGTAAGTCATGGGAATCAGTAATGTCAGTGTCACCGAGCGCTGTAATAACGTCACCTTCTACAAGCCCTGCTTCAGCGGCAGGGGTGTTCGCTTCAACAGCCTCAACGTATACCCCGCCTTTCACGTCTTCAGGTAAGCCAAGAGTGTCTTGCCAGTGGAAGCTTGGAATCTCTTGTAGCGACCTGAGGGCAATGCCCATTTGCGGACGCTGAACCTCACCATATTGTTCAAGATCTTCAATGACTGGAATAGCTACAGCCGTTGGAATTGCAAAACCGATCCCTTCAACAGCCGATTGGGCGATTTTCATCGAATTAATACCGATTACGTCGCCTTGAATGTTTAGTAAGGCGCCGCCGCTATTCCCTGGGTTAATTGCGGCATCAGTTTGCAGTACTTCAGAGTTCCAATCAGGTTGTCCGTTACCCGTTAAATCTACTGGAAGGCTTCGTTCCACCGCACTAATAATACCGAGCGTAACGGTTCCCTCAAAAGTAAGTGGATTCCCAATGGCAATAGCCGGCTCACCTGACTGAAGACTTTCAGAATCACCGAATTCAGCAACCGTTTCGATGCCCTCAGAATCGATCGTTAAGACAGCCAAATCTGTTAATTGATCCTCACCAACGAGCTCAGCCGGAACGCGTGAGCCGTCTCCGAGCGTCACATCAATGTCAATTGCTCCGTCAATAACATGTTGATTCGTAACGATAAATGCATAGTCACCCTCAACCTTATAAACGACACCTGAGCCAGTTCCTTCTGATTCATTATCTTCTGTACCAAATAAACCAGCAGATTGCTGCATATTGACGACACCTACGACGGCATCAGAAACGCGATCCACCGCTTCAATGACCTCTGATGTGGTTTCTAAGCTTAATGTTTCCACTGCCTCCACATCTGCATCACTCGTGACAGACTCACTGTTGTCAGTTGATGATACATTTTTTGGCGTCACTTCATAGGGGAGTACCCCACTGTTTGCAAGCATCGGTATGGAAAACACCACAATTAATGCCCCTAAAATCGCGCCAACAAAGCCATAGAGTCCGGAACGCTTTTTCCCTTTCTGAATTGGCTTTTGGTCGTCTGGTTGTGGCATATGATCATCATAATATCCCATTAAAATTAACCTCCTTTTAAAAATGGTTAAACTTATAACTGTCCTGCTATTACACATTAACCATGGCTGAACCGTCTTTGCCTTTCGTGCAAGATCAGCAAATTAGTATGTTTGCCTAACATGAAAACTCCTGTAACTTAAAGGAATGCCACCCTTGCCTGACATAGACGGTATCTCAGGCAATGATGACACTTTAAAGCAAAAACGCTAGATGGCATGCTTCAGCTGTCTATTCCACAGTCAGTAACAAAGAAAATATTTTGTCTATTTGTGGGTGGGAAAAAAGTTGGATGTCATCTTACGTATTTTTATTTTATTAAACTAGTAATGAGTTCGTCTATTGATAAAGGTCAAATTCGATAATTTTCCATATAGGCATAGGTTTTCCCATCACAAAGCGGTTTAAACATGTATTTTTACTGAATTATACGACCTTTAAAGCCGTAGGAACGTAAGGGTCTGTATCAAATAGCTTCACTTGCCGCCCAACTTCGATGTCATTTTCTTCGAGCGTCTGCTGGACTGTCATTCTAGCCAAGTCTTTCATGTTATTATCGAGACTCAAGTGTGCTAAATAAATATCTGCTTTCGAGTCTTTAATAATATCTGCAAGGGCAATGCCTGCATCAACGTTAGAGACGTGACCTTCGTCACCTAAAATACGTCGTTTTATATTCCATGGGTATTTCCCCATTCGTAACATATCCATATCATGATTTGATTCAAAAATTAAACTGTTGGCTCCCTTAGACAAACCAGCCATCCGGTCACTCACATAACCAGTATCCGTTAAGATCGTGAGCTGGCGGCCTTCATGATGAAAAGAAAAGAACATCGGGTCTGCTGCATCATGAGAGACTCCAAACGATTCCACATTTAGATCACCTAACGTTTTCACTGTACCTGTGGCGAAATGATGTTTTTGCTCCAGCGGAATCGTGCCTATTGAAGGGAGCATCCCTTCCCACGTTTTTTCATTTGCATAAATCGGTAAATTGTAGCGTCTAGCTAATATACCAACACCCTTAATATGATCACTATGCTCATGACTGACAAGAATGCCATCAAGCTTTGAAGGACAAAGATTAATGTGCTTAAAGCACTGTTCTATTTTTTTCCCACTCAGACCAGCATCGATCAGTAGCCGTTGCTTATCTGTTTCAACGTAGATCGCATTACCGGTACTGCCACTGGCTAGTACACTAAATCTTAACGTCATAAATTCGTTCACTCCAGTTAGTTCATCGATTGAATTTCTCCGTTTAAAGCATCAACATAAAAATAGTCCTCGTTCGCTTGAATACGCCATACCGGCACAAATACTTGGAAGCTCTCATCTGGTTGAATTAAGCTATAATAGCCTAATTGCGCTTGTTTAATCACGGTATTCGTTGCAAGATACTGCTGATTCAACAGGCGTTCCACTGCTTTTAAAGGCGAGAGTAAATCCTGCTGTCTGTTCTCTTGTTCTGTAATCTCCATATACTTCTGAGTATAAGATTCTACATGAAAATCGTCATTTAAATTCAAAATAATATGGTAATCGCTCCGCTCATATTGATCGATTTTACGACCCTTATAAGTTTGATAAAGCCCAATATAATTCTCTTCTTCATTGTAATCGGCAAACTCATACTCTTCACCTAAGTAGACATATTGTCCTAAAAAAGCATTTACGTTAGCGGGTATATTCGAGTCCACCATCTTATAAGGACGGTCCATTTCTGAATGGATCATCGTATTCTCTACCACTTTCACTTCTTGTCTTAGAAGGTTGTCCCGTAAATACTCTTCATCAAACGTAGCTAATCGACCTGTAATAGGAGCACCTGTTAGAATGTCTTCTGCATTACTAATGTCAATCTTTATATCGTTTTCTTCCAATCTCTCTTGTAATGCTGGGCTTATTAATACGTTAATATTATCGTGTGATGTTTTGTCATAAAGTTGATAGCCGAGGAAAGCATTCAGTAAAAGAAAGGTCACGATAAAAATCGTTTTCGTTTTACTCCAATCCATAGACTGACACCTCCAAATCGGCATTAGATCTAAAATCCAACAACGTCCAACGTCCATCTATTTTCACATACCACCCAGGCTCAAAAGTGGCATATGACCGCTGTCTCACCATATAATGGCCTATCGTAATATCTTCAACAGCCCGGTTACTAAACGCCTCATATTCACGAATATGCTGCTGAACATCCTCAAAGGGTGGTAGGGTCACATTACCGCTTTTCTCCAGTGGCTCATCCGCAAGCTGATACATTGGTCGCGTATACTCTGTAATGGAGTTTGCTGCCCGTTTCACTCCGACCTTAAAGTGTTGATCTTGCCCTTGATTGGATGCCAGAACAGGTAACCCTTGAACGTAAAGGCGAAATGAGGCATGATCATCTAAATCTGTTTCTGCCCAATCATCAGCCAAATAATCATTCGTCCATCCAGAATGATTATTAATGAAATCAAGACCATCTTCTATAACTGACGGCACACCTGCAGGACTTCCTCCCCGTATATCCGGTCTTACGAAGTGAAGAATACTACCACTTTCATTTAAACTCATAATCCGATTTCCATCTGTATACGTTTCCCCTTGGTTAGTTTGTGGGTACGTTTCAATTACAGACGGATCATTGAACAAAATTTGAGTAAATGCTTGGGCACTTAAGTCCGTCGTTTCATACGTATATTTCTCTAATGATATGGGCTCAGTCGTGACATAACTAATCGGCTGAAAGGTTTCAGTTTCTCCTCTGAATAAATGCTTTTCTACAGCAACTTGTTTATTGCCAGTTCCTTCATACATTTTTTCCAGATCACTCATCGTTAAAGAAATATCCGATTCGTAAACCGCCTCGTCTTCCATATCTACAAATTGAACGAGTAAATCCGTATTGTCTTCATCATCAGGATTCAGTAAAAAAATGATGCGATCCACCTGTTCAATGGCCAGATGATCTTCCTCCATCGTAAAAAACGCCTTCAACCAGTCGCCTTCTAGAGAATGATCAAAAATAAGCTCCATCCCTGTGAATTCTCTCTCTATTGATGGTGCTTGTGATTCCCACTGTGGATACACATAATCGATTTTCACCTCTTCAAGCTCTTGAAGGATGTCTTTGTACGTATCGTCGAGTGGGAGCAGCAATGATCGCTCCTCTTCACGATGAATAATAATTTGTCTCGGTTGGACGATTTCAGGTAAAGTTCGAGTATCCCCAAGGTCTTCAATTTCCACATAGGTTTCATTAGATTCTTCGATGGCATCATACTCTGGCTGAAACGTCCATAGAAGCCAGGTCAATGTGATGCTGGAAAGAATAAGAATCCAAAGTACAGCTGTTTTAATAGATTCAATCATAATCATTCACCACATCTTCCTCGTACGGTAAACTGAATGAGAATGTCGTCCCTTTACCCCACTCACTACTTACCCAAATGTTACCGCCATGGGCAACTGCTATTTCCTTTGCAATCGCAAGACCTAACCCAGTACCGCCTAAAT
The Salipaludibacillus sp. LMS25 DNA segment above includes these coding regions:
- a CDS encoding S1C family serine protease, which encodes MGYYDDHMPQPDDQKPIQKGKKRSGLYGFVGAILGALIVVFSIPMLANSGVLPYEVTPKNVSSTDNSESVTSDADVEAVETLSLETTSEVIEAVDRVSDAVVGVVNMQQSAGLFGTEDNESEGTGSGVVYKVEGDYAFIVTNQHVIDGAIDIDVTLGDGSRVPAELVGEDQLTDLAVLTIDSEGIETVAEFGDSESLQSGEPAIAIGNPLTFEGTVTLGIISAVERSLPVDLTGNGQPDWNSEVLQTDAAINPGNSGGALLNIQGDVIGINSMKIAQSAVEGIGFAIPTAVAIPVIEDLEQYGEVQRPQMGIALRSLQEIPSFHWQDTLGLPEDVKGGVYVEAVEANTPAAEAGLVEGDVITALGDTDITDSHDLRSFLYKDVSIGDTITVTFYRDGEQQTVELTLDKQVF
- a CDS encoding serine hydrolase is translated as MKRKAIIFLILAIITTIPFSLNHNDLTRTTDLDKLIKDVETKTEKLLSKCNIPGAAISVLEDGQVTWIGTFGYADLDVKRKVDQNTVFQVASISKSVTALGVMKLVEDGLINLDDPIENYITRWQLPESEYDQKAITVRGLLSHTSGLSVGGGYPGYESNTQLPTLEQSLSGIGGGSKPVELENEPGARYSYSGGGYNLLQLMIEEVTGEDFHSYLNEVVLTPLGMENSSFQWDDHLQDKTAKAYDVKLQLLPNYIFTEKAAAGLYTTIEDMNKFIIAEINSFHRSGILEADTVQEMFSPTLEVRGFESFINDEAALGHFINHVNNSIIVTHDGSNNGWKAHYSMEPQRGNGIIILTNGNNGTCLLNELVSAWYYTNFGIERHFDQLRHTVVATVYALSILILCWSLSVIVNLVSAFIKKELIVTTYSNKKVLLSKVLVSIVLVSGAFLLSKISVLILWFIDPFIVSLLVTSVFIRTILAVLQLFTREREIRNM
- a CDS encoding YycH family regulatory protein, whose protein sequence is MIMIESIKTAVLWILILSSITLTWLLWTFQPEYDAIEESNETYVEIEDLGDTRTLPEIVQPRQIIIHREEERSLLLPLDDTYKDILQELEEVKIDYVYPQWESQAPSIEREFTGMELIFDHSLEGDWLKAFFTMEEDHLAIEQVDRIIFLLNPDDEDNTDLLVQFVDMEDEAVYESDISLTMSDLEKMYEGTGNKQVAVEKHLFRGETETFQPISYVTTEPISLEKYTYETTDLSAQAFTQILFNDPSVIETYPQTNQGETYTDGNRIMSLNESGSILHFVRPDIRGGSPAGVPSVIEDGLDFINNHSGWTNDYLADDWAETDLDDHASFRLYVQGLPVLASNQGQDQHFKVGVKRAANSITEYTRPMYQLADEPLEKSGNVTLPPFEDVQQHIREYEAFSNRAVEDITIGHYMVRQRSYATFEPGWYVKIDGRWTLLDFRSNADLEVSVYGLE
- a CDS encoding helix-turn-helix domain-containing protein gives rise to the protein MVRDFNQTFNCEKELTLYVIGGKWKMIILWYLGKEGTKRFSELKALLPNITQKMLTNQLRELEADQIIHREVYPTVPPKVEYSLTEHGETLIPILESMYEWGKNYFNTVVREKTSEEK
- a CDS encoding MBL fold metallo-hydrolase; this translates as MTLRFSVLASGSTGNAIYVETDKQRLLIDAGLSGKKIEQCFKHINLCPSKLDGILVSHEHSDHIKGVGILARRYNLPIYANEKTWEGMLPSIGTIPLEQKHHFATGTVKTLGDLNVESFGVSHDAADPMFFSFHHEGRQLTILTDTGYVSDRMAGLSKGANSLIFESNHDMDMLRMGKYPWNIKRRILGDEGHVSNVDAGIALADIIKDSKADIYLAHLSLDNNMKDLARMTVQQTLEENDIEVGRQVKLFDTDPYVPTALKVV
- a CDS encoding two-component system regulatory protein YycI yields the protein MDWSKTKTIFIVTFLLLNAFLGYQLYDKTSHDNINVLISPALQERLEENDIKIDISNAEDILTGAPITGRLATFDEEYLRDNLLRQEVKVVENTMIHSEMDRPYKMVDSNIPANVNAFLGQYVYLGEEYEFADYNEEENYIGLYQTYKGRKIDQYERSDYHIILNLNDDFHVESYTQKYMEITEQENRQQDLLSPLKAVERLLNQQYLATNTVIKQAQLGYYSLIQPDESFQVFVPVWRIQANEDYFYVDALNGEIQSMN
- the rlmH gene encoding 23S rRNA (pseudouridine(1915)-N(3))-methyltransferase RlmH, whose translation is MNISIISVGKLKENYLKQGIGEYEKRLGAYANIQIIEVADEKAPDNMSDGDIRQVKNKEGERILAKIKPDSYVIALAIEGQSWSSEKLAKELDKLATYGKSKIAFIIGGSVGLSDAVLQRADSHLSFSSMTFPHQLMRLILVEQIYRAFRINSGEPYHK
- a CDS encoding iron-containing alcohol dehydrogenase, whose product is MNRFTIPRDIYFGENSLDKLKELEGKKAALVIGGGSIKKTGNLERIQGLLLEAGIENRVIEGVNTEPTVRMVKEGVDVLNDFEPDWVIGIGGGSVMDAAKAMWLFYEHPSLTFEEAAQPFTLPKLRTKAKYAGIPTTSGSAAEISNLSVITDENTNIKYPLADFELTPDIAIIDPVMIESMPKQITAYTGMDAFTHCIEAYVAKPRTVFTDALAIEGSVIIKNNLLDSYNGNQEARQDMHNAQAMAGMAFANAVLGNVHSLAHKSGPTFDVPHGCANAIYLPYVIQFNRTVVADRFATIAKRLDLEGETNDELVDALVSYIRHLNTEMNVPNSLQEFGVTEELLNKHVDEMAKNAMTDPCTGTNPRETSVEEMKQLYVSAFYGKDVNF
- a CDS encoding CxxH/CxxC protein, yielding MIYCCEEHVNEGLEEALSDEGLPPEFERISMGESTLEKCFICHSEADYKITPMSP